In Coprothermobacter sp., one DNA window encodes the following:
- a CDS encoding DNA polymerase III subunit alpha → MSFVHLHLHTEYSLLDGMNKIAPLVARLKEIGQTACAITDHGNMYGVLDFYLKMKDTGLKPVIGSEVYVAPNGRLEKDKEAGFPNHLILLAKDFKGYQNLSHIVSVGYLEGFYYKPRVDYETLEKYHEGVIALSACLKGEVAETAAKGDEEKALGIARKYQDIFGKENYFIELQNHGIEEELRALPILRSIAKRIGAKTVATCDSHYLRKEDYAAHEVLLCVQTLQKMTDKDRMSFNGPYYHVMTEDEMRERLPEDEEAIQNTQLVADMCNVEMPLGIYHLPRYIEEGQTTPWDAEVNRQLLEKMTMDGIQRLYPPEQLEEATARARMELDTIEKCGFVDYFLIVQDFTRFARRKGIAVGPGRGSAAGAIVAYATGITEVEPLRYNLLFERFLNAARISMPDIDMDFEDARRGEVIQYVRERYGESSVAQVATFGRMEAKQAVRDVGRALGMLPKETDLISKLIPFGTGLEDALTTVEQLKKMYDDGTKLSGTTVKELFDTAMKLEGVNRNFSTHAAGVVIADTELTNYLPLQRDKDGNVITQWDHNLVEAFGLLKMDFLGLSYLGVIQNTVKMVKEQLGVVVDISHVDTEEPAVYNLISSGDTVGVFQMESGGMKGVASGIRPTSIEDLTAIISLYRPGTIKAGGIQKYIDRKNGKEKVNYYHPSIEGVLKPTYGIIVYQEQIMQIANRMAGFTMQEADILRKGVSKKKADILAKQRAVFVEKSIEKGVPKKTAEDVFALIDFFAGYGFNKSHGVAYAIMVYRTAWLKVHYLIQYLTALMNSGIDTEDRLKELVAECRSKRIPVLPPDINKSDKLFAVETQADGSQGIRFGLLAIKNLGSKAIDEIMEERSNRTFSTFKDFQRRSGGSKVNRKSVECLIKAGAFENLGEDRVAVLREFNNQNGKAPVADDSGTGLFGGSVNEPVVSVSSCDMVGAAAMEKEAFGFFCFCSPFQQYEPLLAKYKAKRVSECADCDDGTAVTVMGLLTSAKTAKSKAGHAYGKCTLEDDSRKVELIVFEYVLGQFQPCFDREGAIVLEANVRMDGDELSLTAKKFIDFVTPEQAKGSKPVSVTHPVLKLTMTEQQVNGETLKNVLLLTHHYPGKEHWRILYHNTTDHCLEVGNTHWVTITPELLKGLAEILGPSGVDYS, encoded by the coding sequence ATGAGCTTCGTCCACCTGCATCTTCACACCGAATACTCACTGCTGGATGGCATGAACAAGATCGCCCCGCTCGTTGCCCGTCTCAAGGAGATAGGGCAGACCGCGTGCGCCATCACGGATCATGGCAACATGTACGGTGTGCTGGACTTCTACCTGAAGATGAAAGATACCGGGCTCAAGCCGGTCATCGGCAGCGAGGTCTATGTGGCCCCGAACGGCCGCCTTGAGAAGGACAAGGAAGCGGGATTTCCCAACCACCTGATCCTCCTGGCGAAGGATTTCAAGGGCTATCAGAACCTGAGCCACATCGTCTCCGTCGGCTACCTCGAGGGCTTCTACTACAAGCCGCGTGTCGATTATGAAACACTGGAGAAGTACCACGAGGGGGTCATCGCCTTGTCCGCCTGCCTCAAGGGCGAGGTCGCCGAGACGGCCGCAAAGGGGGACGAGGAAAAGGCGCTAGGCATTGCCAGGAAGTACCAGGACATCTTCGGCAAGGAGAACTACTTCATCGAGCTCCAGAATCACGGCATCGAAGAGGAACTGCGCGCCCTCCCCATCCTTCGCAGCATCGCGAAGCGCATCGGTGCGAAGACCGTGGCTACCTGTGACAGCCACTACCTGCGCAAGGAAGATTACGCCGCGCACGAGGTTCTGCTCTGCGTCCAGACGTTGCAGAAGATGACCGACAAGGACCGCATGAGCTTCAACGGTCCGTATTATCATGTCATGACTGAGGATGAGATGCGCGAGCGCCTGCCCGAAGACGAGGAGGCCATCCAGAACACCCAGCTCGTTGCCGACATGTGCAACGTCGAAATGCCTCTTGGCATCTATCACCTGCCCCGCTACATCGAAGAAGGGCAGACGACACCATGGGATGCCGAGGTCAACCGCCAGCTGTTGGAGAAGATGACCATGGACGGCATCCAGCGCCTTTATCCTCCTGAACAGCTGGAAGAGGCGACGGCCCGGGCGCGGATGGAGTTGGACACGATCGAGAAGTGTGGGTTTGTCGACTACTTCCTCATTGTCCAAGACTTCACCCGGTTCGCTCGCCGCAAAGGAATTGCCGTCGGCCCTGGTCGTGGATCTGCTGCCGGCGCCATCGTCGCCTACGCGACCGGCATCACGGAAGTCGAGCCGCTGCGGTACAACCTGCTGTTCGAGCGCTTTCTCAACGCCGCCCGTATCTCGATGCCGGATATCGACATGGATTTCGAGGATGCGCGCCGGGGGGAGGTCATCCAGTATGTGCGCGAGCGGTACGGCGAATCCTCGGTCGCCCAAGTGGCGACCTTCGGCAGGATGGAGGCAAAGCAGGCCGTCCGTGACGTGGGGCGAGCTCTGGGCATGCTGCCAAAGGAGACGGACCTGATCTCCAAGCTCATCCCGTTCGGCACGGGCCTTGAGGACGCTCTCACAACGGTCGAGCAGCTGAAGAAGATGTATGATGACGGCACAAAGCTGAGCGGCACCACAGTCAAGGAGCTGTTCGATACGGCCATGAAGCTGGAGGGCGTCAACCGCAATTTCAGCACCCATGCCGCGGGCGTCGTCATCGCCGACACCGAGCTCACCAACTACCTGCCCCTGCAGCGCGACAAGGACGGCAACGTCATCACGCAGTGGGACCACAACTTGGTCGAGGCCTTTGGTCTCCTCAAGATGGACTTCCTGGGCCTCTCCTATCTGGGTGTTATCCAGAACACCGTCAAGATGGTCAAGGAGCAGCTTGGCGTGGTGGTGGACATCAGCCACGTCGACACGGAGGAACCGGCCGTCTACAACCTCATCAGCAGCGGTGACACGGTCGGGGTGTTCCAGATGGAATCCGGCGGCATGAAGGGCGTCGCGTCCGGCATCCGGCCAACCTCCATCGAAGACCTGACGGCCATCATCTCGCTCTACCGTCCCGGCACCATCAAGGCCGGCGGCATCCAGAAGTATATCGACCGCAAGAATGGCAAGGAGAAGGTCAACTACTACCATCCCAGCATTGAGGGCGTGCTCAAGCCGACCTACGGCATCATCGTGTACCAGGAACAGATCATGCAGATCGCCAACCGCATGGCCGGGTTCACGATGCAGGAAGCGGACATCCTGCGCAAGGGCGTCTCCAAGAAGAAGGCGGACATTCTGGCCAAGCAGCGGGCCGTCTTTGTCGAGAAGTCGATCGAGAAAGGCGTCCCAAAGAAGACCGCCGAAGACGTGTTCGCCCTCATCGACTTTTTCGCCGGCTACGGGTTCAACAAGTCCCACGGGGTTGCCTACGCCATCATGGTCTACCGCACGGCGTGGCTCAAGGTCCACTATCTCATTCAGTACCTGACGGCCCTCATGAACTCGGGCATCGATACCGAAGACCGTCTCAAGGAACTGGTCGCGGAATGCCGCAGCAAGAGGATCCCCGTCCTTCCACCGGATATCAACAAATCCGACAAGCTGTTCGCGGTGGAGACGCAGGCCGACGGTTCTCAGGGCATCCGGTTTGGCCTGCTTGCCATCAAGAACCTGGGTTCAAAGGCAATCGACGAGATCATGGAGGAGCGGTCCAACCGCACCTTTTCGACGTTCAAGGACTTCCAGCGGCGTTCTGGCGGCAGTAAGGTCAACCGCAAGTCCGTCGAATGCCTCATCAAGGCCGGAGCGTTCGAGAACCTCGGCGAGGACCGTGTCGCCGTCCTCAGGGAGTTCAACAACCAGAACGGCAAGGCGCCTGTCGCGGACGATTCAGGGACAGGCTTGTTCGGCGGCTCGGTCAACGAACCCGTGGTCTCCGTTTCCTCGTGCGATATGGTGGGCGCCGCGGCAATGGAGAAGGAAGCGTTCGGGTTCTTCTGCTTCTGCAGTCCCTTCCAGCAGTACGAACCCCTCCTCGCCAAGTACAAGGCCAAGCGTGTCTCGGAGTGCGCGGATTGTGACGACGGGACCGCCGTCACGGTCATGGGCCTCCTCACGTCTGCAAAGACCGCCAAGTCGAAGGCGGGGCACGCCTACGGCAAGTGCACGCTCGAGGACGACAGCCGCAAAGTGGAGCTGATAGTGTTCGAGTACGTCCTCGGGCAGTTCCAGCCGTGCTTCGACCGCGAGGGCGCCATCGTCCTGGAGGCGAACGTGCGCATGGACGGCGACGAATTGTCTCTGACGGCCAAGAAGTTCATCGACTTCGTGACGCCCGAACAGGCAAAAGGCTCAAAGCCGGTTTCCGTGACCCATCCCGTGCTCAAACTCACAATGACGGAGCAGCAGGTGAACGGCGAGACACTCAAGAACGTCCTCCTCCTCACGCACCACTATCCGGGCAAGGAGCATTGGCGCATCTTGTACCACAACACGACCGACCACTGCCTCGAGGTCGGCAACACCCACTGGGTCACCATCACCCCGGAGCTCCTGAAGGGACTTGCCGAGATCCTTGGTCCAAGTGGGGTAGACTACTCTTAG